The Solea senegalensis isolate Sse05_10M linkage group LG11, IFAPA_SoseM_1, whole genome shotgun sequence genomic interval GTCCGGTGACCAAAGTCTTTTCTCCTGCTGGTAGGAAGGAGGTACGAGAGCAGTTAAAGAGGCagatggaggagaaaagtgTAGCACTGAAGCTGCAGCTTGCCACTAAATTCAAGGAAACCGCGTTTGCCCGAGAAGTGGATCGTCTCGCCGTGtccagtgacagagagaagaggatgCAGCACAGCAAAGCAATGATGATATACAGAGATGAGAACAAGAGGGTACGCTCCTACGAGGGCTGCAACGATACATCGAtgaaatgtggatattttctggtatttttgctccatttaacaaagaaataattaaaactgaataatgttgctttgtggacaaaaacaagacattggaggACAACATTTTTTCCAGGTTTTCGTAAAACaaggatcaacatttttcaacattttctggagcaaacaAGTACTCGAGATACTTTAGTTGCAGGCCTAGCTCTTACACATGTATTATACTTCCACTGTTGATGCTGTCTGTGCTGcttacaactgtgtgtgtgtgtgtgtgtgtgtgtgcagctaaTGGAGCAAAGGTGGAAGGACAGAGCACTAACACGTTCCCAGGAGGccctggaggagagagagctgcTGCGCCTCAACCCCATTAACTGGAGTGGAACACTCAAATAGGCTGAACCTCGACATCCTCAGACAGAAGTGTTACGTGAACACGAAACACAAGAAGATGTACGAGGAACATGTAATTAGTGCTGTAAAAGCCATTAAAGAACTCCAGAGGGACATTTCACAGGTTTTTACACTCTGAATATATTAGAACACGAATGCATTTTCAATCTTACTGCATAGATGTGATCTTGTAATTGACGTACTAAAAGACTTACAGCAACACTATATAGAactccattcactcacattcactcccaGGGCAAAGTACATGCGTTTTTAAATCAGCTTCAACTCTGCTCGGCATTAACGGGAACACAGAACCTGGGTTCTTCCGGCCGTTGTTTTTAGTTGTCGATGTTTTTAGTAAACCTTGCTTTTCACGACATTTTTCCATCCTACATCATATTAAAGGCGccttaaatacatttaattgcCATTCAGTTTGAACTGGGAATGGTGGAAGTGGAGGGAGGTGTTCAGATTTGGGACACAAGCTAATTTTAGTCTGTGTAAAAGGTAcattctctctccactgatcaataataacatataatattattttagcATACTGTAAATCAAGCGATGTGAGACAGAGAGCaactcctgctcctcctctggacACAGGCTTTGCAAATTCTGTCTCATCACTGGGAGGTTttaaccaatcacagggcagttcagagagacagagagaaagagagagagagagatcgcTCCTATTGACTATAGAGCTCGCTCCTCAGTGTGTTTACTCTCCCATTATTGCAGGAAAGGtttctgcaaaaataaacagcacagtGCCAACATAGTGCTTTCTCTATTTCTCTGAGTCAAACACCCATCACATGTTATTTTGAAGCTTGCATTAGTCAGGGAAGCCTTTATTCTATGAGGTTATTTTAAGCAAGACATTGTAACTTGATTTTGTCATCTTTTCTATTCCACGTGTTGTTCTTTTTTAGAAAAACCTGATATCTGATGATGATACAGTTTATAATTTCCCATCTCGTCATGCAGTAGTGCACTTCAACAActacaaacaagtgtgtgtgatgtgtaaaaTCAGTTCCCGTCCAAGGGTCTCTgcatttcttttagtttatgATGCAACACGATGATGTAATTGAAGGAGAAAATAATTTCTTCTTTACACTAAAAGGAAGCTTCACAGagttgaataaaaatgaggagTGACATACTTTTATTATAAAGCAAACATAGATAATGACAGTGACACTTTAGACTACTTTTCACCcggtgaaaaacaaaagtaaattaaatggagggatggatggataaaaagTGATGCTTCAGGGCTTTTTAACATGATGCTACAGTACCTGCTTGcttgaataaataatgaaatacataaaaaaaaaaacacacaaagtacATAGAAATGTTCATGAGCAAAAACCTAATAAAACGTTCTTccaataaatatttcatttaaaaaaataaaggcaaCAGAAAATGGCTAACATCATCAAGAATAGAGCTGGTATTTTTCccttaaaaacactcagtaATTGGTCAACAGCAGTTGTGTTGGTGATCCAGCAGCAGCTAAAAGTTCCAtgccaaaataaatgatttcattACACTTCCTGTTATATCATGCAGTGTTactacaaaaagaaacattcagGAATTAAAAACAGTCATCGTGTGAACATAAATAACCCGTGGTTTATGAAGAAAGGATCCCAGAGTTCCACTGAGTTTCTGTTTGGGCTGATTTAAGGAAATTCTTGAAATGTCCTCATCCACACCCGATGTTCACGAGAAAAAGTCAAACCAGTGTGTAGCATTCAAACTGCGGGGAAAGCTCTGCTCCACAGACGTGACATAGTGAATAAACCATGGACACGAGGactggaggttttttttgatTGTGTGGAAGAAAACGACATCATTTCTCGAGCAACATCGAGGCCAGATGAGATATTCGGATGCATAATAAACTTGTAACAATCAGTAGTGGTCTTTACGTCACCCTTGATCCCAACAGAGTCGAGGTAGGGGATTTAGTTCTTTTATATCAGTGCAATGTGGCCTTCTTCAAGATTTATGGCTTTGTCGCCTTAAAAGTTCTcgctttttttcctgctttatcCTACTCAATAACATAAACCCGAGCCCTTTCGAGTAACTccccaaaacaaaagaaatcccTGAAAGGCAAGCATTGTATTGAATATTTCCTGTCTCAGTCAAGGCTCGTCCGCTTTTACCTTTTGCTATTCCAGGGCTTTGGCCGCAGACAGTCTAGCGTCCCTTCAGGAATCCATCCAACATGTAGTCTCCCTTCTCCGTCAGCCAGTATCCGGCCATGGCAGCCACACCTCCGATGAAAATGGCCGTGAAAACCATGTCGCCCTTTGCGGCGAGTGTGGCCAGGGCGCAGATGATGATGCCAAAGAACATCTGCTGCAGCACGAGAACCTCGTCGTCCGTCATGTCGTCAAACAGACCCTTATCTGGGTCAACTGAGGGAGGCacgggaaaagaaaagaaagttctGAGAAGCTGTAAACGTCGCAGCATATCGTATGCTTGAATTAAACATGTCCGGATACAAACCAGGTGGCTTATTCTCAACACAAATGCTGTCTCTTCTGATGAAGCCGTTggcacagtcacagtggaaggAGCCCTCCTCGTTGATGCAGGCCTCATTGAGTCCAGGACACGCTATCGCACGCTCATTACATTCATCTACATCTGGACAAGGAAGCAAAGGAAAAATCATTTAGGTATATAAACTAGCTGTAACCCAagttttcctgctgctgtgaacgCGTTTGACCCAGACAATCTTCCACTGTGTTCTTCATATGTGAATATATGtgaaataagagaaaatgtcttcatgtttgCCTACCGAGACATTTGGCTCCTTTCAGTTTATATCCACGTGAACATTTCTTACAGCGGGCAGGTCCACTACCCATGCATCCCACACATGCTTGGTCACagcctgcacacaaacaaaatctctGCTGTTAACGCTGCACTTAAGTACATTTATAATAGTTATATCATGATAAACTAAACATCAAACTGTACTTCAGTCATCACATATAGAGAAGGAGAGATAGGAATAGGAATTTTCCTGTGACTGGTGCTGATTATCAGCCGTGTAGTGAGTGGAGCTCTCTACTCTATACTCTAagaactaaatattaaatacatcaaacaggtcatcaaaaaacTAAACCTAATCAAATGGAGTTGAGGataaaaaaacagtctgattGCACTTAAacagcatttatcaagtttctgagagcAAAATGTGAAGCCAAAATGACTTGgactagaatagaatagaatagaaatagaatgatttaaatgtgtgtctccactgttttcagaaactgtttGACAAACAGTCAAACACTCATTgccaattattaaaaaatatgaaaatgtgacCAGATCATCCATCAAAAGGGTCTGACGTTTGTTTGAGCTACCTACTGCTaagcaacaacacaaagaatTAACAGGACGTTTTCATTTCCACacgttttaaatatttttgcagtaaacaaaaaagtgcaAGTTGTAGAAAATGTACACATCGTGAGGGAAGAACATACGACTGTCTTCACTAGATTCATGACTAAGCAGTAactggagaagagaagagatcCTACCTCTGCATTCATAAGCTCCGTCTGTGTTGTGACAGTACGTGTTGGACGGACAGCGAGCCAGCTCTGTTCCACACTCATCAATATCTGCAAGAGACACACAAGTGCAGTCAGACAACGTATCTGTGACGGACTGGCACAGAATCACTGCCTCCGAggacacactcacccacacatttGTTGTCATGAAGGATCCAGCCCGCTTTGCAGTCCAGACATTTGTAGTCCTGTGGTCCTGAGCATCTCTTACACGAGTGGTAGCAAGCTACACATGACGAGAGACGTGAAGACGGTTAAGAGggtggattttaaaaaaaaagaaaaaaaaaaagaatctgaatAAACTGTGGCACCTGCGCAGCCTCCTGTGCTTTCATTGGAGCCTTTCTCTCTGTAGTAGCCATCAGCGCAGCTCTGACACAGATGGCCCGAGTATCCAGGATCACAGACACACTCGCCATCACCCAGGCGAGTCCCCTCCCCCTCACAGCGACCCAGGCctccacacacaccaccaggTCCTGACGGACACTCTGTTTTagacaaacatgtcaaacattAGAGCTTTAATACActgacaaaatcaaatcaatgtaGTCAAAATCTAAACAATAAAGCCCAATAAAGCctggataattggccagatttcagtccaGATCTGGCCCTTCCGATAATTGTGGGTGCCTTCCGAATTTAAGATGAATtaaacagattatctggccaaattatcatGTAATATGTAGTATAACAGTCGTGACTTCATCCAGTTTTttgcgtttctcagcacaaaacatcgcacacactcaacagctattaactgatgGTGCCCACAAGTTTCTGtgaatccctggaatctcctcgcTGAAATCGCTTGATTAAATGCCAAGTGTGTGGTgctgcgtcttgactggatcgtctagtctgtggtctccccacgtttttaaaatcaaatcagatttgaaaaGCCTCTACTGTGTGCCAGGCTTTAGACATAATAAGGATTTCTATACTGATAACATGTGGCTGTAGGAATTCCCAAACCTTTGCAGTCAGGTCCAAAGTGTCCAGGCGGACAGCAGAGTCTCTGCTCCTCTATACACAGCCACTCAAACAGGTCTGGTGCCTCCTGCTGCCTGCAGACACACGAGGAAACAACAGCGGCATGATAATACGTctaaacaaaacataattaCAAAGATGAAAccaacacaaattaaaatgtgggATTAAAACTTAATCTCACGCAGATAAATCAGGCTTAAGTGTGATCAACGCAAGGACATTTTTCAACTACGTGATATGAACACCAGATTGGTTCAGTTCCTCTGAGTCAAACCTTCAATTTGTTCAGCCATTAATTAAGATCTCGTACTGTGTCCATTAGGGGTGGAATTTCTCGGTACCTTCTCGGTGCGATTTAAAAGGCTACAATTTgattataaaatgattattGATGTATGCTGAAGCTTTacaattacttttacaattaaAATTAACCATTACTTTGACTAGCTCTCCTGCACTGAACGGTCAGatatttaacaaataataacTTCAAATATTCAAACTGCATTTTTGCTCAAATTCTCATCCCTTCCAGAAACAGAACAATGTTTACAACTCTGCTTTATGCATCTATAGGAAAATATGGGGAACAACAAAATGATTGGCTAAGTCCTCAGCCCAAAATGATtggtaaatgtaaacaatatttatCACTCTACATTTATACGTCATGTGAGACAATTCCATGGCATCAGCACAAGAGAGAAGAGGCAAAAAGAGGGCTATGACTAACTATGACAAACTGCCTATTAATGATTTTTATACATCAATTCATAATTGATCAAGAGAATTATGATGCATCTAAGAATCTATTTTTTCAGCCCCCTAACAACACACTGACGGCTGCTGCAAATTAAAGCTTTGACCCCATGTTTTGCTTGATCCTGTTAATTACCTACTTTATAGCTTTCACGCTGACTGAAAGTGATGCtatcaggaaaaacaacacatgctttagacacacatgcacacacacacacacacacacacacacacacacacacacacacacacacacacacacacacactacatttaCCTGTGGAACCACCATGTTTCCACTTGGTCTTCTATTTGCTCCAACAGCCAGTTACATTCAAAGTCTGTTTTCTCACAGGCAGCTTCTACGATCTCGAGCAGCCGAGTCTCACTTAAACAAGAAGACAACAATTAAGAAACGTAATGCAGtagttaaaaaatattatacatGAGGACAAGAGAAGAACAATCTGATGCACTCACATTcttctgagtgtttttttttatgtaacagGACTACATTTTCTGAGACATTCCCATATTCCCATAGGATTATgtaaaattaataaacaaatgtttattttcaaaaaataaaataatacgtGCTCTTACTCTTACCTGCGGGTATATTTAGCCAACTTCTCTTCTTCCCAGGCTGTGTTACCACCCCCAAAGTTTTTGTTAGCTGTTCTCTCCAAGCCCTAAAAAGAGGGTCATATTCAAGTCTTTAAACACCCAGAAAACTGGAACAGAAAGGACATGAATAGTAGTGCACTTAACGATCTGCAGTACCGTGATGAAACTTTCAGTAAGTTTACGACAGGTCTGGCATGATGCTGTCTGGACTCTCGCCACAGATAACTctgagaggagcagcagagcaggcagGAACAGCCAGGCCCACCACATGATCC includes:
- the LOC122777841 gene encoding protein disulfide isomerase Creld1 — protein: MWWAWLFLPALLLLSELSVARVQTASCQTCRKLTESFITGLERTANKNFGGGNTAWEEEKLAKYTRSETRLLEIVEAACEKTDFECNWLLEQIEDQVETWWFHRQQEAPDLFEWLCIEEQRLCCPPGHFGPDCKECPSGPGGVCGGLGRCEGEGTRLGDGECVCDPGYSGHLCQSCADGYYREKGSNESTGGCAACYHSCKRCSGPQDYKCLDCKAGWILHDNKCVDIDECGTELARCPSNTYCHNTDGAYECRGCDQACVGCMGSGPARCKKCSRGYKLKGAKCLDVDECNERAIACPGLNEACINEEGSFHCDCANGFIRRDSICVENKPPVDPDKGLFDDMTDDEVLVLQQMFFGIIICALATLAAKGDMVFTAIFIGGVAAMAGYWLTEKGDYMLDGFLKGR